DNA from Mesorhizobium loti R88b:
CGATATCGACAACAGCGAAGCGCTGACGGAGCGGCAGAAGGCCGTTCTGGATGCAGTGCTGCGGCTGCTGGTCGAGGAGGGCGATCAGTTGACCATGACCGCCGTGGCGCGGCGCGCCAGCTGTTCGAAGGAAACGCTCTACAAATGGTTCGGCGACCGTGACGGACTGTTGACCGCGACGGTGCAGTGGCAGGCCTCCAAGGTGCGCGTGGTGTCTGTCGACGGCAAGGGCCTTGATCTCGCCTCGCTGACGGCCAGCCTTGAAGGCTTCGCTTCCGACTGGCTGAAAGTGATTTCGAGCGACACGTCGATCGCGCTCAACCGGGTAGCGATCGGCCATGCCGGGTCGGGCAAGGACAACCTTGGCGCCGTCGTGCTGGAGAATGGCCGTTTCGCGCTGGCGAGGCGGCTGAAGCCGGTGCTCGAGGCCGGACGCCATGCCGGGCTCCTGGACTTTACGGATGCCGAGACGGCGTTTCGTAGCTTTTTCGGGCTGGTCGCCCGCGATGTGCAGATCCGTCTGATGTTGGGTGACCGGCTGGAATTGACTGAGGCGACGATCGGCGGCGATGCCGTCCGCGCGACGCAGCAGTTTCTCGCTCTTTACGGAGCAAAAACCGGCCGCAAGGCCTCTGATTCATAAAACGGGAAGGAAGTAAAATGCGCGTCTATTACGATCGTGATGCCGATCTTAACCTGATCAAGGGTAAGAAGGTCGCCATCATCGGCTATGGCAGCCAGGGCAGGGCGCATGCGCTCAACCTCAAGGATTCCGGCGCCAAGGAGATCGCCATCGGTCTCAAGGCCGGCTCGGCGACCGCCAAGAAGGTCGAGGCCGACGGCCTCAAGGTGATGAGCGTGGCGGATGCCGCCAAATGGGCCGACCTGATGATGATGGCGACGCCCGACGAATTGCAGGCCGACATCTACAAGAATGAAATCGCGCCGAACATTCGCGATGGTGCGGCGATTGCCTTCGCGCACGGCCTCAACGTGCATTTCGGCCTGATCGAGCCGAAGTCGACGGTCGACGTCGTCATGATCGCGCCGAAGGGGCCTGGCCACACGGTGCGCGGCGAATACCAGAAGGGCGGCGGCGTGCCGTGCCTGGTTGCCGTCAACCAGGATGCCTCGGGCAATGCGCTCGACCTGGCGCTGTCCTACGCCTGCGGCGTCGGCGGCGGCCGTTCGGGCATCATCGAGACCAATTTCCGCGAGGAATGCGAGACCGATCTGTTCGGCGAGCAGGTCGTTTTGTGCGGCGGTCTGGTCGAGCTGATCCGCGCCGGCTTCGAGACGCTGGTGGAAGCCGGCTACGCGCCCGAAATGGCCTATTTCGAGTGCCTGCACGAGGTCAAGCTGATCGTCGACCTGATCTATGAAGGCGGCATCGCCAACATGAACTACTCGATCTCGAACACCGCCGAATGGGGTGAGTATGTCTCGGGTCCGCGTATCATCACCGCCGAGACCAAGGCCGAGATGAAGCGCGTGCTGAAGGACATCCAGACCGGCAAGTTCACCTCGGAATGGATGCAGGAATACCGCGCCGGCATGTCGCGCTTCAAGGGCATCCGCCGCAACAATGACAGCCACCAGATCGAGGAAGTCGGCGCCAAGCTGCGTGCGATGATGCCCTGGATCTCGAAGAACAAGCTGGTCGACAAGGCCAAGAACTGATCGAAATCCACGTCTTGCCCCTGCGCGTCCTCGGGCTTCGCCCTGCGGTCGCGCGGGGGATTTCAAGAACAAGCTGGTCGACGTGGCCAAGACTAGGGTCCGAACTCAGATGTACCTGATATGGCCCACTGCGAGATGGTCGCCGTGGGCTTGTCGCTACGACTACGCGGGTACGAGCCCGTGGCGCAGCATGACCTCCTTCGCCTTGGCCAGGTCGGGCTTGCCGGGAACATTGATTACCTCGGCAATTTCGTCGAAGTAGCGGCGCCCGATAGACCCCGGCGTAAGCACGGCCAAAGTCCGCGATACACCGTCGTGCAGATTCTCGTGGTGGTGGACACTTCCGCGCGGAATGAAGATGGCATCGCCGGCGCCGAGCTCCTGCTTTCGGCCATCAACGGTAATTGTCAAAATGCCCTCCAGCCCATACAGCGTTTCGTCAGCCTCCTGATGGTAGTGGGGCGCCGGTACGCGGGCGCGGGACGGGACAATGAACTCAAACACGGTTGCACCTTTGTCGGTGACCAGGAAGCGCAGTTCCAGTTCACCGATCTTCAGGACGCTCTGTGTACCCGCTTCCATCGACATGCTCCTTGTTGTAAAGTGGCTTTACATGATTTGTAAAAGGACTTTACATTGATGTCAACGGCCGGTGAAACGACAGAGCCCGACAAAGAGCTGGGCCCGCCGTTCTTCGGGGCTCTCCTGCGCATCACCTGGCAGCACGTTCGCAACCAGATGCACAGGGCCATTCATGACGCCGGCTTCACCGACTTTCAGGACGCTCACTTCGCCATATTCTCGTATCCCCTTCCGGATGGCGTAAGGCCGTCGGAACTGGCTCGCCAGAAGCGAATGTCGAGGCAGGCGATCAACTATCTCCTCATCCAGCTCGAGGAGCTCGGCTATATCGAACGGCGCTCTCCCGAGGGCAGCGACCGGCGCCTCATCTACCTGAGCGCGCGCGGGTGGCAGCTTGTCGAGACGATTTTCACCTGCCTGCGGCGGTTGCACGCGGAATGGGCGGAGGAGATCGGTGAGCAGCGGTTCAACGACTTCCTTGGCGTGTTGAAGCAGCTGGCCGCGAGGGCGCAGCAGGATGACTCCAAAGATCCAGGCCAGTAGCCGAACGATCGCGGCTGGCGCGCTGCACGTCACTATGCCCGCAGTTGCGTTGAGCCGTTGTTTCAGCGAGGCCCGCCGACAAACGGCGCCGCTATGCGCGGCGCCGTTTCATGGGGATCCGTCAGTCACAGCAACTCAGCTGTAGGGCGAATAGCACTGCTGGCGCGGGCCGCCATAGGGCTGGAACGTGTTGTCCCAGGACCGGTACGAACGGTAGCGGTTGTAGCACCACTGGACATGGGCGTTAGAAAGCCGCCCGGCGCGATAGTAGCGGCGCGGCGGCGGCGCATAGTAGCCGTCGTTGTAGTAGTTGTTGCTGTACATGCTGCCGAGGCCAAGCCCGAGGCCCAAGCCCAGGATCGCGGCACCAGCGTCGTCATCATAATAACCCCCGCCGCGATGGCGCCAACCGCCGCGATTCCAATGGCGGTCACCGTTCCAACGACCGCCGCCATTCCAATGGTGGCCGCTCCAGTTGCCCGACCGGCGCCATCTGAAATTACCGCCATTGTTGTTGCCGCCGGCCCAACTGTCGCGCACGTCTGTGACTGTCGGAGCGGCAGTGCTGGTCGGAATCGACAGGTTCGGCTGCATGATCGGCCCGGCGGCGGACGGCGCCGTGATGCCGGAGACAATGCCGAGCGCTATCAGCCCGGACTTTATGGTGGAAGAAAAGAGCGAGTTCATTTGCACTCTCCAAGAGTTACAGGCCCCACGCCTACCCTGGAATGGGCTCACTGTGGGGGTTTGGATCTGAACGACGGATGAACGGAAAGGTTCCGTCAACCATGGCGTGAAGGCCGCCAGGACCAATCGATCTAAGCATGTGGTCCTGCGATCTTGTTTTCTCCAGCACATGCGGGCAAAGGTCAGGACATGTCGCTGCGCCTTGCCACCTTCAATGTCGAGAACCTGATGAACAGGTTCGATTTTTCCGGCTATCGCAACCAGCTCAACGAAGATCGCACGCTGGCGCTGTTCGATATCCAGAGCGAGGCCGAGTACAAGATGCTGGAGCAGGCCCGTGCCATCGCGCAATCCGACGACACGCGGCAATTGACGGCGCTGGCGATCGCGGCCACCCGGGCCGACATGATCTGCATGCAGGAGGTCGACAACATCGAGGCTTTGAAGGCCTTCGAGTACGGCTATCTGTTCAAGATGGTGGGGCAGGGCTACCGGCAGAAATACACCACGTCAGGCAATGATTCGCGCGGCATCGACGTTGCTGTGATGATGCGCAACGAGACGGCACAGGGCCAGCCGATCGAATTCGTACGCATGACCAGCCACGCCTACGTCACCTATGAACAGTTCGGGCTGCATACACCGGAGCTGGCGGCGCTCGGCAACCAGGCCAATGAGCGCATTTTCCGCCGTGATTGCCTGGAAATCGACATCACCGTCGGCGGGGTGCCGCTGACGCTCTACCTCGTGCATTTCAAGTCGATGGGCTCGCCCCGCAACGGGCTTGATGGACGCGAGGCGACGATGCCGGTGCGCAACGCCGAGGCACAGGCGGTGCGCCGCATCATCGAGGAGCGCTTCGGTGGGGAGCACGCCGCCGACAAGCGCTGGGCGATCTGCGGCGACATGAACGATTACCGGCAGCGCGTGAAGATCGCCGGCGACGAGGTCGATGGTTACCGTTTCGAGGTGGTCGACGAGGCCCAGTCCTGCATCAACGTGCTGACGGCGGGCGGCTTCTGCGAAAACGTCGTCGAGCGGCGGCCGGAAATGAACCGCTGGAGTTTTTATCACACACGCGGGCCGCAAGAGCGGCATCTCTGCCAGCTCGACTACATCCTGTTGTCCAGGGGGCTGGCGGCGAAGAACGCCACTGCTGTGCCCGACATCATCCGCAATGGCCAACCATGGCGCACGATCTTTCCGCCGGGCCAGGAGGTCGAGCGTTTCCCGCGCGCCGGCTGGGACCGGCCGAAGGCGTCAGACCATTGCCCGGTGGCGATCACGCTGGACATGGCGTGACGCGCATGAGTTTCGACCTGCCGCGCAATGTCATCCTGCCGGTCGATACCGTCGACGTCCGGCTCGATCCTGGCCCGCATCCTTTCGCGCTGGATAATGGCGAGGCGATCGCCGAGAACTGGCAGCGCGAGATATCGGCCAATCCGGCGCTGTTTGACGGTACCGTGGTGCTCTTGTCCGCACTCGCCTGGCGCGACCGGCGCCTGGTTGGTCGCTGTCACGCCGTCAGCTACTCCGCCTTCATGCTGTGGCGTAAGCAGCGCGCAAATTCAGGCGCCGAGCATGCCTATGGCCATGCCATGCTGGTGGCCGGCGACAACGCGCTGGTGGCGATCCGCATGGGCTCGCACACGGTGGGTGCCGGCAGCGTCTATTTCGCCGCCGGTTCGTTCGAACCGATCGATTTCCGCGACGGCCTTGTCGACGTCGATTTCAACATGATCCGCGAGGTGCGCGAAGAGACAGGCCTTGACCTGTCCGCTGCCAGGCGCGGTCCGCATTGGCATGCCCTGTCGACCACGAGTGGCACGGTCATCTTCCGCCGCTATCATGTCGATGGAACGGCTGACGAGATTGCTTCGCACATCCGTACCTTCGTTGCCGCCGAGGTCGATCCGGAAATCGAGGGACCGGTGATCATCCGCCATGCAACCGATCTGCCGGCAGGATTGGCGCCGCATATGAAGCCTTTGGTCGAATGGCATTTCGCGGGAATGGAATAATCCCGGCTACGGTGACTTGATCGCCTGATGTTGCGGGCCGGGCGTGGGCTGGCGCTGATCCTCTTTGCGGGGCTTGCCGTAAATCTGGGCTGGCGGTTTGGTTCCGGTTCAGCACGCGCGGTTTCGCCTGGCCTGCAACAAAAATGACGGTTGTATTCCCGACATGATCCCGCCGGCCTTGCAGGGCCTGCGCCGGCCATGTGAAACACCGCAGGCCACCCCGTTGATTACTGGATATCGCCCATGAAATTGCTTTTGCTTGCTACCGCCGCTCTGTGTGTCCTGACGGCACCGGCCCTTGCATTCGACTGCAGCAAGGCGACGACGCAGGTTGAGCACCAGATATGCGGCAGCAAGGCCCTGCGCCGGGCCGATGATGAGATGAGCACGGCCTATGCGAAATTGTTGCGTGCCGTCGACGATCCAGAAATCCACGCCGCGCTGATCGAGAGCCAGCGCCGCTGGATCAAGGCGCGCGACAGTGGCATCAATGACCCGGCCACCCTCGAAGCCGGGGGCACGGACGACGATTCCGCTCCACCGAGTTGGGCCCAAGTCCTCACGCGCGTGACACAGGACCGCACGGCCTTTCTCAAGAAGACGTCTGACGGCAAGCCCGCCTTCGTCGCCAGCGCGCTTGCGCAGCGCAAGGCGCTCGGCGTCAGCGGAAATGGTCCATGGGCGGGGTTCTCGACCAACTGCACTTTCATTCCCGACCGGCAGCACCCGAACGACTATACCTACAACTGCTTCGGCAGCATGAGCCGGCAGAATGGCGACAGGGTCTGTGTCGAAGCCAACGATTTCGCCTCCTACACGTCGCAGACCACCCGCACCGTGGTCGATATTGTCGACGGCCGGGCGCGGACGCGGGCAAAATGCGGCCTCGGCAATGACGGGGTCAAAACATGCCCCGACGAGCCCGTCGATGGGAAAGCGCCCGATGGCGGCTGGGACATGACGCCGGATACGAGAAAGGCTGAAGCGCCGGGCAAGCCGGACCTGAAGTTGGACCCGGAGGCGTCGGAAACCGTTGCCGATGCCGATTGGATGAGTGGTTGCCTCGCGGACAAATCCTTCCCCGCTGGCGGCACCAATCCCTGATCGCCACAGGCAATAAGCGCTGCTCTATTCGTGCCGCAGCGCGTCGATCGGGTTAAGCCTGGCGCCGCGCAGGGCCGGGAAGAAGCCGAACACCATGCCGATCAGCGCGGAGAAGCCGACGGCGAGCAGGATGACGGCTGGGCTGGGCGCAAAGGGTATCGTCAGCGTCAGCGAGGCGAGGCCGGCCAGCGCCAGGCCGATCAGGATGCCGATGATGCCGCCAAGCAGCGACAGCACCGTCGCCTCGACCAGGAACTGGATGAGGATGTGCTTTTCGTGCGCGCCTATGGCGAGCCTGATGCCGATCTCGCGGGTGCGTTCGGTGACCGAGACCAGCATGATGTTCATGATGCCGATGCCGCCGACCAAAAGGCTGACGCCGGCGACGGCGCCCAGCATGCCGGTCATGGTGGTGGTGGCGCTGGCCATGGCGTCGGCGATCTGGGTCATGTCGCGGATGGCGAAATCGCTTTCGCGGTCGGGCGTGATCCGGCGTGCATCGCGCAGTATGTCCTCGACGCGGGGCTGCAATTCGCTGGTCGGCGTGCGGTCGTCGGCGGCGATGTAGATGTTGTCGATGTCGCGGTTGCCGGCGATGCGGCGCTGATAGGCATGCAGCGGCATCAAGACGACATTGTCCTGGTCCTGGCCGAAGCCGGTGTAGCCCTTGGGCTCGAGCAGGCCGATGATCTTGCAGGAGGTGCGGTTGACGCGGATGATCTCGCCTTCGGGATCGCCGGCGCCGAAGAATTGCTGGCGCACGGTCTCGCCGATCAGGCACACGCCGGTGCCCGAGCGGGTTTCGGAATCGCTGAACGGGCGGCCCGACACCAGCTTCCAGTCGCGCGCATCGAGATAGGCGCTGTCGGTGCCGGTGACGCCCGAAGTCAAGCTCTCGGTGCCGAAGATGACGCGGACCTGCTTTTGCGAAGCCGGCGAAATGGCGCGCGCACCAGTCAAATGCGCAACCAGGGCTTCGAGGTCCTTTTCGGCCAGCGGCCGCACCACCTGGTCGAGCCCGCCCGGGCCACCGGGGCCGGCCGGGCGGCCTGACCTGACAACCAGCAAATTGCTGCCAAGCTTGGAAATGTCGGCCTTAACCTTTTCTGTCGTGCCGGAGCCGATGGTGAGCATGGCAATGACGGCGGCAACGCCGATGACGATGCCAAGCAGCGTCAGGAACGAGCGCAGCACATTGCGGCGGATCGAGCGCAGCGAGAGGCGGACGGTTTCCCAGATCATGCCAGCTCCACCTTCATGGTGTCGGAGGCGACATGGCCGTCGAGGAAGCGGATCGTGCGCTCGGCATAGAACGCGACATCGGCCTCGTGCGTGACCATGGCGATGGTCAGGCCAAGCTCGGTGTTGAGCTTTGTCAGCAACTCCATGATCTCGTGCGTGCGGGCAGTGTCGAGATTGCCGGTCGGCTCGTCGGCGACGAGCAGGGTCGGCCGGGTGACGATGGCGCGCGCGATCGCCACGCGCTGCTGCTGGCCGCCCGACAGTTCGGCCGGTGTGTGGTGCTCGCGGCCGACAAGGCCAACCTGGGCGAGTGCCTGCATGGCTAGGTCGCGGCGCTCGCGGCTTGCCACGCCACGATAGATCAGCGGCAGCTCGACGTTCTCCGCCGCCGTGGTTCGGGCCAGCAGATTGTAGCCCTGGAAGACGAAACCGACATAGAGATTGCGCAGCATTGCGCGGCGGTTGCGGTCGAGCCGGCCAGCATCGATGCCCATGAAGGAATAGGTTCCGGCCGTCGGCGTGTCGAGGCAGCCGATAATATTCATCGCCGTCGATTTGCCGGAGCCGGACGGGCCCATGATGGCGACGAATTCGCCGCGCTTGATGGCAAGGTCGACGCCTGCCAGAGCATGAACCCGGGCCTCGCCCTGGCCGTAGCTCTTCCAGACCTTGTCGAAGGTGATGAGAGGCGCACCCGCGGCCACGGCCTCAGCTCCGCAGCTGTGACGCGGTGATGATTTGCACGCCTTCGTCGAGACCGGAGGTGATCTCGGTCAGCTCGCCATCGGTCGAGCCGATCTTGACGTTGACCGGATGCGGCCGGCCGTTTTCCAGCACATAGAGCGTGCGCGAGCCATCGGTTGGTGGCGCGACCGTGCGTTGGCGATTGGGACGGCCCATCCGGCCCGTGAACAGATCGCTCAAGCTCCAGCCGCGCGCCGCCTGCTGCGCCGGGCGGTAGCGGAAGGCGGAGGAGGGGACCGTGAGCACGCCCTTGGCTTCCCTCGTGACGACCGCAACCGTCGCGGTCATACCGGGCCGCAGCAACAGCTCGTTGTTGTCGACTTCGAGCCGCGCATTGTAGGTGACGACCCCGTCTGTGGTGACCGAGGCGTAAGAGATGTCGCGGATTGCGGCGTCGAACGGCCGCTCCGGGAAGGCGTCGACGGTGAAGCGGGCGTGCTGGCCTGATTTGACCGCACCGATGTCGGCTTCGTCGACCGCCGCCACCAGTTCCATGTTCCTCAGATCCGCTGCGATGATGAACAGCACCGGCGCCTGCAGCGAG
Protein-coding regions in this window:
- a CDS encoding TetR/AcrR family transcriptional regulator produces the protein MQANADIDNSEALTERQKAVLDAVLRLLVEEGDQLTMTAVARRASCSKETLYKWFGDRDGLLTATVQWQASKVRVVSVDGKGLDLASLTASLEGFASDWLKVISSDTSIALNRVAIGHAGSGKDNLGAVVLENGRFALARRLKPVLEAGRHAGLLDFTDAETAFRSFFGLVARDVQIRLMLGDRLELTEATIGGDAVRATQQFLALYGAKTGRKASDS
- the ilvC gene encoding ketol-acid reductoisomerase — translated: MRVYYDRDADLNLIKGKKVAIIGYGSQGRAHALNLKDSGAKEIAIGLKAGSATAKKVEADGLKVMSVADAAKWADLMMMATPDELQADIYKNEIAPNIRDGAAIAFAHGLNVHFGLIEPKSTVDVVMIAPKGPGHTVRGEYQKGGGVPCLVAVNQDASGNALDLALSYACGVGGGRSGIIETNFREECETDLFGEQVVLCGGLVELIRAGFETLVEAGYAPEMAYFECLHEVKLIVDLIYEGGIANMNYSISNTAEWGEYVSGPRIITAETKAEMKRVLKDIQTGKFTSEWMQEYRAGMSRFKGIRRNNDSHQIEEVGAKLRAMMPWISKNKLVDKAKN
- a CDS encoding cupin domain-containing protein; its protein translation is MEAGTQSVLKIGELELRFLVTDKGATVFEFIVPSRARVPAPHYHQEADETLYGLEGILTITVDGRKQELGAGDAIFIPRGSVHHHENLHDGVSRTLAVLTPGSIGRRYFDEIAEVINVPGKPDLAKAKEVMLRHGLVPA
- a CDS encoding MarR family winged helix-turn-helix transcriptional regulator, yielding MSTAGETTEPDKELGPPFFGALLRITWQHVRNQMHRAIHDAGFTDFQDAHFAIFSYPLPDGVRPSELARQKRMSRQAINYLLIQLEELGYIERRSPEGSDRRLIYLSARGWQLVETIFTCLRRLHAEWAEEIGEQRFNDFLGVLKQLAARAQQDDSKDPGQ
- a CDS encoding BA14K family protein, coding for MNSLFSSTIKSGLIALGIVSGITAPSAAGPIMQPNLSIPTSTAAPTVTDVRDSWAGGNNNGGNFRWRRSGNWSGHHWNGGGRWNGDRHWNRGGWRHRGGGYYDDDAGAAILGLGLGLGLGSMYSNNYYNDGYYAPPPRRYYRAGRLSNAHVQWCYNRYRSYRSWDNTFQPYGGPRQQCYSPYS
- a CDS encoding endonuclease/exonuclease/phosphatase family protein, with protein sequence MSLRLATFNVENLMNRFDFSGYRNQLNEDRTLALFDIQSEAEYKMLEQARAIAQSDDTRQLTALAIAATRADMICMQEVDNIEALKAFEYGYLFKMVGQGYRQKYTTSGNDSRGIDVAVMMRNETAQGQPIEFVRMTSHAYVTYEQFGLHTPELAALGNQANERIFRRDCLEIDITVGGVPLTLYLVHFKSMGSPRNGLDGREATMPVRNAEAQAVRRIIEERFGGEHAADKRWAICGDMNDYRQRVKIAGDEVDGYRFEVVDEAQSCINVLTAGGFCENVVERRPEMNRWSFYHTRGPQERHLCQLDYILLSRGLAAKNATAVPDIIRNGQPWRTIFPPGQEVERFPRAGWDRPKASDHCPVAITLDMA
- a CDS encoding lysozyme inhibitor LprI family protein codes for the protein MKLLLLATAALCVLTAPALAFDCSKATTQVEHQICGSKALRRADDEMSTAYAKLLRAVDDPEIHAALIESQRRWIKARDSGINDPATLEAGGTDDDSAPPSWAQVLTRVTQDRTAFLKKTSDGKPAFVASALAQRKALGVSGNGPWAGFSTNCTFIPDRQHPNDYTYNCFGSMSRQNGDRVCVEANDFASYTSQTTRTVVDIVDGRARTRAKCGLGNDGVKTCPDEPVDGKAPDGGWDMTPDTRKAEAPGKPDLKLDPEASETVADADWMSGCLADKSFPAGGTNP
- a CDS encoding ABC transporter permease yields the protein MIWETVRLSLRSIRRNVLRSFLTLLGIVIGVAAVIAMLTIGSGTTEKVKADISKLGSNLLVVRSGRPAGPGGPGGLDQVVRPLAEKDLEALVAHLTGARAISPASQKQVRVIFGTESLTSGVTGTDSAYLDARDWKLVSGRPFSDSETRSGTGVCLIGETVRQQFFGAGDPEGEIIRVNRTSCKIIGLLEPKGYTGFGQDQDNVVLMPLHAYQRRIAGNRDIDNIYIAADDRTPTSELQPRVEDILRDARRITPDRESDFAIRDMTQIADAMASATTTMTGMLGAVAGVSLLVGGIGIMNIMLVSVTERTREIGIRLAIGAHEKHILIQFLVEATVLSLLGGIIGILIGLALAGLASLTLTIPFAPSPAVILLAVGFSALIGMVFGFFPALRGARLNPIDALRHE
- a CDS encoding ABC transporter ATP-binding protein, whose protein sequence is MAAGAPLITFDKVWKSYGQGEARVHALAGVDLAIKRGEFVAIMGPSGSGKSTAMNIIGCLDTPTAGTYSFMGIDAGRLDRNRRAMLRNLYVGFVFQGYNLLARTTAAENVELPLIYRGVASRERRDLAMQALAQVGLVGREHHTPAELSGGQQQRVAIARAIVTRPTLLVADEPTGNLDTARTHEIMELLTKLNTELGLTIAMVTHEADVAFYAERTIRFLDGHVASDTMKVELA